Within the Miscanthus floridulus cultivar M001 chromosome 2, ASM1932011v1, whole genome shotgun sequence genome, the region GCAGAAGGTCGCATCAGGTTTCCGCACCGAGGCGCAGGCGGGCCCCGCCCCCACGACGACGCAGCGGACCGGGGCGAGGGGGCGGGGCTTCACCAGCTGCCTGGCGGGCTCAGACGCCCACACGAGTCAACGCCTAGAGGTGGAAACCAGCTTAAATTATTCGGGCATTTCAACCCCACCCACTCTCCTCCTCCCTCGTCccttctcctctctccctcccacaaGTCAACTCTCCTCGCCTCCTCCGCGGCTAGAGCGTAGCTAATGCTCCCCCCATTATAACCACCCAACCCTCCCCCCATCCGCAGCCCTCCGCTCCGCTCCGCTCCCCCCGCTCCCCCGGCTCCCGTCCCGGTCCCGCCATGGGAAACTCCTTCGCCTGCTTCTGCTGcgcgggcggcgccgccggccgccgccgccacgtggCGCCCGCCGCGCTCCCCTCCGACCCCGCCTACGACGAGGGCCTCGGACACTCCTTCTGCTACGTCCGGCCGGACAAGGTGCTCGTGCCGTTCTCCGCGGTCGACGACCTGGTCGCCGACGCCAAGGCGGCCGCCGCGGCCGAGGAGGTCACCACGTTCCGGGCCATCTCCGGGGCCGCGCTCAGCGCCAACGTCTCCACGCCGCTCTCCACCTCCGTCCTCCTCCTGCTGCCGGACGACTCCACGGCCTCGTCGGCCGCGCCCGCCTCCTGCGGGTTCGAGAGCTCCGAGTCGTTCGCCGCCGTGCCGCTGCAGCCGGTCCCGAGGGTCCCGTCGGGCCCCATCTGCGCGCCCGCCGGGGGCGGGTTCCTCTCCGGGCCCATAGAGAGGGGGTTCCTCTCGGGCCCCCTCGACGCCGCGCTCATGTCCGGCCCGCTCCCTGGCGCCGCCACATCCGGCCGCATGGGAGGCGCCGTGCCCGCGCTCCGCCGGAGTCTCTCACACGGCGGCCGCCGCTTGCGGAATTTTACCCGCGCGCTTCTCGCGCGGGCGGAAAAGTTCCAGGATTCCTTGGATCTCGGCTCGCCTGACGCCGCGACCGCGGCGGCCGCCTGTGGCGCCGGCTCCGCCGGGCTGCAGTGGGCGCAGGGGAAGGCCGGCGAGGACCGCGTCCACATCGTGGTGTCCGAGGAGCGGGGCTGGGTGTTCGTCGGCATCTACGACGGCTTCAACGGTCCCGACGCCACGGACTTCCTCGTCTCCCATCTCTACGCCGCCGTGCACCGCGAGCTCCGCGGCCTGCTCTGGGATCAGTGCGAGCAGGAGGAGCAGCACGACACACATCCCGACCAGCCGACCAGCACCACGGCCTCAGATCACCAGGACCAGCCCGccaaccgccgccgcgcccgccgatcAAGACCCCCGCGCGGCGCCGGTGATGACCCACGGCGGTGGAAGTGCGAGTGGGAGCGCGACTGCTCCAGCCTGAAGCCGCCAACTCAGCGCCCTGCTAGGAGCAGCAGCGAGAACGACCACCTCGCCGTGCTTAAGGCGCTTGCACGCGCGCTTCGCAAGACCGAAGAGGCCTACCTGGACGTCGCCGATAAGATGGTCGGCGAGTTTCCGGagcttgcgcttatgggctcttGCGTTCTAGCCATGCTTATGAAAGGGGAGGACATGTACCTCATGAATGTAGGTGACAGCCGGGCTGTCCTGGGAACAATGGACAGCGTTGATCTCGAGCAGATCAGTGAGGGTTCATTCGATGGATTAATTGGGGATGGCACTCCGCTCTTGTCAGCTGTGCAGCTTACATCAGAACATAGCACGTCAGTGCGAGAGGTAACTGAATTGATGATTCACAGTTTGATTCAAGATTAACTGAGTCATTCAGTGGCTGGTTTTTGATGATCTGATCTCGCAGTAACTCATATGTCACGTTGCCTGGTCACAGGAAGTCTGCAGAATACGGAACGAGCATCCTGATGACCGGACCGCGATCTCCAAGGACCGTGTGAAGGGCTCGCTTAAGGTGACGAGAGCGTTTGGAGCTGGTTTCTTGAAACAGGTTAGTTTATATTTGATTACATCAGTTCTGCACATAATGAATTTGTTTAGATGATTATGATCATGCAATTGGAAGGATAAATTTCTAGGGTCAGAGAAACAGTCTAATCTCATTATATCAGGTGCAAAATATGACACTTTTGCTGTGGTTCTTGGTCAACAAATAGTTATTCAGATCTCGATTAATCAAAGGTCAAAAAAGGAAAGCAGGAACTGGTATAACTGGTCCAAAGTTTGACAAAAAGATTAAATCGTTTTCAATCCTAATTTCCCTGGAGTGGAAATTATGTCCATTTTACACTGAAACAGACTGTATTGACCTTGACTTAAAAGCTTATGGCCACATGCACAAAATTTTCAACGGATGAATAAATTACTTGAGTTTCAGAGTCACCATGTGTATAGCTAGTCTGAAGAAGTGAAGGAGAAGCTGCTCTCAGAGAAAATGAAGTTTCTTTTGCTTCTGTCCAAGTGCAAAGAATGTGCTTGTGGAGTACTGAAATGTGGCCAGGAAGTTAGCGAGTGGAGTGGCTTTGAAGGAAGGCACGTTTCTCCAACGAAGCTAAAATAGTGTCGGTTCTAGTAAAAACTATTATCTATAATCCATTTTTGCAAATCAATAATGACACAATGAAAGAGGGCAGTCTCTTTCTTGGAACTGAAGTGAGATATAGCTTATAAGATGAAAATTTGTGACGATAACCATGAAGCCAAGCAACCCAAATTTTTCACATGATCTTGGTAGTTGAGTCAACATGCCTGAACTTTGACCTTTTGCATCTAGTAACACTAAGTTATATCATCTGTGCTGCATCTTGTATCATACTCTTGTATTCCTTCCTGTACTTACAATCTTTGCTATGCTTTTACAGCCCAAATGGAATGATGCGCTGCTGGAGATGTTCAGAATAGATTACGTCGGGCCATCCCCATACATCACGTGCAATCCTTCGCTCTTTCACCATAGGATCAGCACAAGGGACAGATTCTTGATACTATCTTCAGACGGGCTTTACCAATATTTCACCAACGAGGAGGCGGTTGCTCAGGTTGAAATGTTCATTGCAACAACCCCTGAAGGTGACCCTGCCCAGCATCTAGTGGAGGAAGTTCTTTTCAGAGCTGCAAACAAAGCAGGTATACTGAAGTCATATCGTGTGTGTTTGGTAGTCGTTGTGCAGTAACTTTTGAACTTCTGGAAGGTCAAGATGAATTAGCTCGGATCAGTCACTGATCTTGTTTTTCACATGCCTTGTGGTTGCAGGAATGGACTTTCATGAATTGATCGAGATACCACATGGCGACCGGCGGCGATACCACGACGACGTATCTGTCATTGTAATATCTTTGGAGGGCAGGATCTGGAGGTCATGTGTGTAAATAGGTCAGCCATACTAGTACTAGATTAGAGAAAGAAacgtatatagagagagagaggttcTTGAATGCCTACTCCACTCCTCCCAGCTGCTGCTGTACAATATCAATGAAGCACTGGGTGGGCTTGGGATCTCGGCGCATCCAAGTTTAATCACGATGAGATCCCCCTAGAGTATGCCGACGCAGTGCCGTATAAGATGTTCATGTAAAAGAGGATTTGTTCAATTATTAATAACTAAAATAGCGACCAATTGGTCAACTTTCTTTGACCTTTTTTTGCATCCTCTGTGTTCATACCATGCGTACGTGTGCACGGGAGACTGTACATGTGCACGGGAGACTGATTCAAAGTTGGACTTCTATGATTCTGAAATACTAGACTTTATGCAAAAATGCAAGTGGTTCTTTGGTCAGAAATCATTTGCGGTGTTGACCTCTTTAAGTCTTAACTGGTAGCCCTTTCCAGAGCTACCCCCTGTTGAACAATTCAGCAGCCACTGCCAGGTTGCCGGCCTTATCTGTTGTGAGAAACCATGGGTTATCCATGGTTCTGTGCCATGAATGAACCTAAGTTGACCTCTGATGTAGCGTGCCCTACTCACAATCAATCAGGACTTATGGGGTAAGCATTATCTCTTGGATTTAGCACTTTCTTAAATTCAGAGATCTGATGATCTTGATTGCTGCTTCACCAATAATTGGATGGAATAGCCTTTGTTGTAAGTATTGTATTAGGTGTCTACCTCCACTTGCTGTATACAATTTCAAGGAGCATACATTTCCATattctacaaatatttttttctctACCATTTGGTAAAGAAATGGTGTAGTTCTTATATAGAAGGAAAGTATAGCTTTGCtgtatatttttttttttgccaagtaGTGAGTGAGAGTGAGGCACAGCTATCTTCAAGTGTTTGTTTCCTGCTATAGATAAGCACTATTCTGAAGCAAGGGAAAGCAGGAGCAGGTGCTTTCCTGTAAGAAATGCATTCTTTTTCCGGCGATTGGTTGCTAGTGCGAAAAGAAAGCCCCATCGTGCCGGGTCATTTCCTCGTTATATTTCCCCCCACTATGCGCACTGACGTTGAGCGTCATTCCGGTCGCGTGGTTGTGAATTGGGTTCCAAGCAAACACTTTTATACTGTTGCTTTTAAGGTACAACGAGCTGGAGGCAGAAGCACTTGCGTTAAGATATTATTTCTATAGTGAATTTTATGATTCACTCAAAATTACTAAATGCCACTTGTTCAGTAGTAATAATTTGCTCAACTCACATCAGGTTTGCAACGACCTCGCTACCACGAATCAGGTTATATTCCCaacattctaaattataatttaCTTAACCTTTGTCCTAAGTTAAACTTctatttttttctcgaatacacaaAAGTCTTGAGCGTCTTTGCATTAAGTAGGAAGGAGTTTTGAATTACAAATGCTATGGCAGCGCTCTAGGGGGGCTCAACAAATTAGAGTGAAGCTCATGCCCTCCATAGTTAAACTTCTATAGCTTTGATAAAGTTTTCAGAAAAGAATATTAACATTTATAAATTTAATGCAACATATTTCATGGAGAATTGGAGAAGATGCTGATGCATTTTACTATATAAAGGTAGAAGTATTTGGTTTAAGATACAactaaagtgaactataatttacAGATCTGAGTACCAGTTATTTTTTGGACACTGAAGTTGTCATTAGGGACTAGATTATGGTATGACAAGGGTTCACATTTGATCCAATGACTTTCACCATGGGCATGCAGAAGAGAGACGAAATGTTTGTTTTGAATTCTTTTCCAGAAAGAGGAATCATGGGTTTCACGTTGGGCTTGTCACAATTTTTGTTTCCGGAGTCCAGACAGATCGCGCTGATGATACGGGCCACACGCCAACAGATACAGCCCAATCACTACGCGCCTGACCAACCCATGGGCCCAAAGCTTCTCTACCCTGGGCCTCCACAGCCATAATTTTCTATTTAATAACCGGCGTCCAACTTTCCATAACCTTGCCACATTTTcgtaaggaaaaagaaaagagagaattTAACGtgagccattaaaaaagatcataATTTCCTATAAGTCATCGAAAAAATTTGACTTCAGCGTCactgttttaatttttttctctctctatgCCACTGTCATCAGATTgggctctaacggtgtcaaactacaggtgtgaaaagtcaaaaatacccttaggtCTAAATATGCTATTAATTTTTTTTAGTATCTTAACGATTTCAAATGGGAAaagtcaaaactagaaagttgtatatctggtcgagatctataatttcatataaaaattatctttatttaataCCGCAAAAAAGATATAAGTTTTTTAAGAtagattaatcatatcaaatcatatattttttttacggaattaaatgaagataatttttatatgaaaattatagagatctacaactttctagttttgagtttttttatttgaagtcgttaagacgCTCGAAAAAAATTAATGTCATATTTAGAtctaagggtatttttgactttttacaTCTACAGTGACACTGTTAGAGTATAATCTGACGACAGTGGCACGGGGATAAATAAAAATTAGGGGTCGAACGcaggaatttcataggaatcagttcaatttcatatGAAAAATGTAGGAATAGGGAAAAAATCTCGCATTCCAAACAGCCCTAGAGTAGTAGCGTTGAAGTCCGCCAAACTTTTCGGTGGCTCATAAAGAATTGTGATATTTTATAATGGCTCATGTGAATTCCCTAAAAAAAAACACCCAGCACCGCCGGCACCGGTGACCGCCGACCTACGTCGTGCTGCCATTTTCTCCTCGAGGGCTCAAAGGTGCCCCTGTGATGTACAATTGCACCGTGCTATCTGGAGGCTGCGTATGTTTCAGTATCTGATGGGGAGTTTTCGCTTGGTTATTGTGCTGTTAGGGTTAAGATGGAGCCGCCGCCGGCGAAGACGGGGCTGTTCGTGGGGCTGAACAAGGGCCACGTCGTCACCAAGCGCGAGTTCCCGCCTCGCCCTTCCGCTCACAAAGGAGTAAGTATCAATGCTGCAATGATCGTTCAATCCTTCTGTTCCTTCTGCGTAGATGTGTGTTTCGCGTCCCGTGTCATAGTTGTGTGCTGTATTGTGTGATGGTTTGGTGCCGCCGTTTGCTCCCTTATCTTCTGCTCGTAGGATGGAATTGAGCAAATTCTGAATCTTGGTTGTACCTAACCTGACAGTTAATGCTGTATTGTACATTGTACTTTGGTATACCAGGAGAACTTTTTCTGAAGCATGTAACTGAGCAAGTAAATGTGTAGGGATTGCTCACTGACTGAAGTATAGGTGTTGATGCAACTTAATGCTAGCAACATGGTATTGTTTTTCTCATAAATTTCATCTAAATCATTAATTTGTTGTCACATGTAGATTTGTAGTGAATGCTAGCAAAATGAAGTCAGAAGCTCAAGTTTCTGGGTATTGAGAAGTGAGAATATGTGCAATGACTATATGGGCTTTTGCACATGATGTGCAAGTGCTATCTAAAATGTTAACACACACAGAAGTTTTTCTGTCTACTGCGAAATTGATTTGCAATAGTTTGAAGTTCTCCTTGAAGGCTTGAAAGAAGAGTCTCTTCAGAGTCAATATTTTCTATAGAATGTTTTGTGTTAGCTTCAAGTTCAATTCTGGCATATGCATTCTTCAGATTTAGCCTTCGACGGGAAACTATTGCAGCAGTCATGGTTGAGGAAAACTATTGCACCAGTCACTTTGTAGTTAGCCTAGAAAttcccatgtcttgtcttgtcttGTCTGGTTTATTTTTCTGGCAGGTCACACTACTATTGCCATGTAAAATTAGCACAGGTCACCATTGACATATGCAGTTAACCAGACAACAGATGCAAGATTTTGGGTGTGAATTTGGTTAACTCAACTTCTTTCATTAAACAAGTTACTGCAACTTTCCACTCATGGAATGCACATCTGTGATGAAACTACCCATTAAACATTGTGTTTTAGTAGCTTTTTGAGCACATTGTTTTTGGGGGATTTCAGAAAGCTACCATCAGGGCCTGTTTCGTAAGGCGCGTGATTAGGGAAATTGCTGGATTGGCACCATATGATTTGTAAGGACAAGCGTGCTCTTAAGGTGGCAAAAAGAAAGCTTGGGACACACAAGAGAGCCAAGAAGAAGCATGAAGAGATGCTCAATCTTCTTAGGAGGAAGAGGTACGCTTCTACTTCTCATTCTTGTATACTTGGAGAAAATATTATTGAATTTCTGAAGAGAACCTGCTTTTGTTGGCGGACATAAAAGTTTTCCTATTAAATCACGTGTTGTGACCCAGTTATCTAAAAGTTGCTCCAAGTTGAACACAGGCCACCTTTGTCAAGATCCTTTAGCTAATGCACATCTGTGATGAAACTACCCATTAAACGTTGTGTTTTAGTAGCTTTTTGAGCACATTGTTTTTTGGGGGATTTCAGAAAGCTACCATCAGGGCCTGTTTCGTAAGGCGCGTGATTAGGGAAATTGCTGGATTGGCACCATATGAGAAGCGCATCACTGCGCTTCTGAGGATTTGTAAGGACAAGCGTGCTCTTAAGGTGGCAAAAAGAAAGCTTGGGACACACAAGAGAGCCAAGAAGAAGCATGAAGAGATGCTCAATCTTCTTAGGAGGAAGAGGTACGCTTCGACTTCTCATTCTTGTATACTTGGAGAAAATATTATTGAATTTCTGAAGAGAACCTGCTTTTGTTGGCGGACATAGAAGTTTTCCTATTAAATCACGTGTTGTGACCCAGTTATCTAAAAGTTGCTCCAAGTTGAACGCAGGCCACCTTTGTCAAGATCCTTTAGCTAATGCACATCTGTGATGAAACTACCCATTAAACGTTGTGTTTTAGTAGCTTTTTGAGCACATTGTTTTTTGGGGGATTTCAGAAAGCTACCATCAGGGCCTGTTTCGTAAGGCGCGTGATTAGGGAAATTGCTGGATTGGCACCATATGAGAAGCGCATCACTGCGCTTCTGAGGATTTGTAAGGACAAGCATGCTCTTAAGGTGGCAAAAAGATAGCTTGGGACACACAAGAGAGCCAAGAAGAAGCATGAAGAGATGCTCAATCTTCTTAGGAGGAAGAGGTACGCTTCTACTTCTCATTCTTGTATACTTGGAGAAAATATTATTGAATTTCTGAAGAGAACCTGCTTTTGTTGGCAGACATAAAAGTTTTCCTATTAAATCACGTGTTGTGACCCAGTTATCTAAAAGTTGCTCCAAGTTGAACGCAGGCCACCTTTGTCAAGATCCTTTAGCTACAAGGTTAAGGGCCGTCTTTAAATTGTGCGATGTGCCGCCGTTTATCCATTTTACTTTTAGAAGAATACTCATTTGTGTGGGCGAAACTACACTCTGAACATATTTCTTTTCTTACTTAGAATTAATGCCTGATGCAGTGTAGCGTGACCTTATTAGCTGGAAACTCAACAAGTCAACAGTTATATTGATTACTTAGTTTTTCTTAACCTGTGCCGCAGAAGCTTTGCATGTAATCTCTTTCAAAGTTTTATGGACAATAAGAATAGGTGATAATAGCATATGTACAAGTGCAACTATGCCTCTCCATTCTGCTCTGCATGCTATAGGCATATTTTTTCCTTGTTTGCAGTATGTCTCTTTGCAGGGTTCCACATTGATTCTTCTTGATTAGTTTGAGAAAGGACAAGGTTATGTGTTAAGCTGCCAGATGCAGTCATACCAATGTTTGCATCAGATTCAGAATTTTGTGCATATTAGCTGCTAACATAGAGCAAAGACAAATGTCAAACTGCATGCAAAGGCCATAACATAGTATCACATATGTAATTATGGAAGCAATTAACAAACATAGAAACAAAAAAGAATTGACTGGCCGCAAGGTACCTCTCATCCAGTTGACATCATCGTGTACAAAGAAGTGTTAGCCTGGGAACAAATAATTAAAGTATAAAAAGGTTACCTAATCAGCTACCCTTCACTGTTGTCATACGTTTCACCACAAATGGATGCTTAGGTCATGCGTTGTGTACGTGTTGGTTCATCACATAACCTGCACAATTCCTGTCGTTATCTACTCGATCCGGCAagcaatcaatcataagaaccaCTGTAGTGGTACGCCTTGATGGGGGCTATCACAGCTGTCTGAGAGGCTCTTGCATCGTTGAGGATATGGATGAATGGAAAGGTGAAACTACTTTGGAGCCAACGTACAGCTGAATTATTCCAGTCCAAATCTGATAGCAGTGGTTCTACTCTTCTTGATTGAATATCATAAAGTTGTTAGCAACTTGAATCAATGAGTTGTTGCAGTGGCTTGATTCAGCAATTTATTTGCTTGATGCATTGTTCTTGTTGTGTTGATAATTAGCCATCTTGCAATTTTGAGTGATCTTATTTATAGTCTTACAGTGCAGCTAACACCTTTTGATCTTGTATGCAGATACGAGACGTTAAGCGGCACAGATTGGTGGTGAGAAGTGTTGTGGTTGTGTTGAGAAATTTTCAGAGTTCCCAGTTATGACGATGAGTAGGATTTTTTGGATTTCCCAGTTATATGATAGGAAGATATGTACCTGACATATATCAAGTGAAGTATTGGAGCTTAGCAGAAACTATATAGATACAATCAACAGTCGTGGTTACCTAGTTTCAAATAACAATAATTTTGTTTCCACTGCTGGCAGATGTTATTGCTTTGTTAGGTGTAAATTGCTTGCTGTTCCATCATCAGTATGGGCTCTTGCCCTACTTGTTCACATATATGTTTCTATTTCTGTGATGATCACAGGGTTTTGATCGAATTGAATATTTTAGAAAAAAGACTATTTCACAGAATCGCGCATACACTGATTTGTAGTATGGCCTTAGTCAGGTTTTTTTCAGCTGTAATTAGTATGCCAAACCTGCTGATTCAAAACCTGAATCGACGAACGGTCTGTATACTGATGCAAGGTTTTTGCGTGAAGAAACTGCTATCAGAAACCAGTGTACAGAGGACACACCCCATCATTGAGAGATCAATTTCAGTCAATCCCCACGCTGAAGAACTTGTTCTGTAGCGAACGATATGATGGCTGTACGGTGTACGTACGTGAGATTCCGGTCTTCCCTAAACAGTTGCAAACGAACTAGCTCGTCTTACATGCATTTGGCGCTTTCCCCAGCATGTCCATCACCACCAGTGACCAGTCCAAACACAGTCACACACACTGCAGCGTGAAGGCAGGCGGTGACCAGAGCGAGCCAGCAAACGCCAAAGCGTACACTGGCCACGTCCACCCTGCCCGCGCTCTCTGCACTCTGCACAGTGCACAGTGCACACCGGCCAGAATCATCTCTGCCACGACGTCGTCCCCGCGCGCGCGTCTGCGGTCTGCACGCTGCTGGCTGGCCCAAAACGCACCAGCGAGCCCATGCCGCCTCGCCTCGACGTGCTGCCCGTTCCGCGCGCCGCACGTCGCGCGCAGCAGGCTGCTGGCTGATACTAGATAATATAGGTCGCCGATCGATCGAGACGACGGTGGACGCCTTTTCAAATTTCGATTAATTCCAACGGTTCGCTTTGCTCGAGCGATCGGCTATCATCCATCTATCCGGAGCGACCGGATCAAAAGGGAAACCGTTGGGGGTGGTGCGCAACGGCGGGCGCGTGCACGCCGCACGCCGGCCGGCGACTCGATCGATCGGCGAGAGGCGTGTGTGTAGTGCACGTcgttgctgttgctgttgctttAGCCGAGTCGCCACCAGCCTTACCCTAGCTAGCCTAGCCTGGCGATCTCCACGATGGCGTTGATCGATCCCGCGAGTGGCGAGATGGCGCGGCACGGCACGCAACAATCGAGGGCAAGCACATGATGGGCACGCGACGCGTGCCCCGGTCGGGCGGCCTAGCTAGGTATACTGCTTGACGGCGGCCTCGACGTCACGGTCGCTGGCGCGCGGCGTCGCATCAGCCTACGGCAGCTAGCTAGCTACGTGCGTGCGTAGTGCGCGTGGCGTTGGTAGCATGTTGTCTGCATGTGTCGTTGTACACAGTCGCCGCCCTCCTCCAGGCCAGGCCGGGCCGCCTGCTGATCGATAGGCGCCGCGACGGGCCACATGCATGTCCCGTCGGGCCGGCCGGCTAGCCGGCGACCCCACGACGGAGACGGCGATAGATATATGATGCATGGTGACATCACC harbors:
- the LOC136537725 gene encoding protein phosphatase 2C 35-like, with the translated sequence MGNSFACFCCAGGAAGRRRHVAPAALPSDPAYDEGLGHSFCYVRPDKVLVPFSAVDDLVADAKAAAAAEEVTTFRAISGAALSANVSTPLSTSVLLLLPDDSTASSAAPASCGFESSESFAAVPLQPVPRVPSGPICAPAGGGFLSGPIERGFLSGPLDAALMSGPLPGAATSGRMGGAVPALRRSLSHGGRRLRNFTRALLARAEKFQDSLDLGSPDAATAAAACGAGSAGLQWAQGKAGEDRVHIVVSEERGWVFVGIYDGFNGPDATDFLVSHLYAAVHRELRGLLWDQCEQEEQHDTHPDQPTSTTASDHQDQPANRRRARRSRPPRGAGDDPRRWKCEWERDCSSLKPPTQRPARSSSENDHLAVLKALARALRKTEEAYLDVADKMVGEFPELALMGSCVLAMLMKGEDMYLMNVGDSRAVLGTMDSVDLEQISEGSFDGLIGDGTPLLSAVQLTSEHSTSVREEVCRIRNEHPDDRTAISKDRVKGSLKVTRAFGAGFLKQPKWNDALLEMFRIDYVGPSPYITCNPSLFHHRISTRDRFLILSSDGLYQYFTNEEAVAQVEMFIATTPEGDPAQHLVEEVLFRAANKAGMDFHELIEIPHGDRRRYHDDVSVIVISLEGRIWRSCV